The proteins below are encoded in one region of Bosea sp. BIWAKO-01:
- a CDS encoding glutathione S-transferase, whose protein sequence is MQDYTLYYWSVPFRGQFVRAVLAWAGKTWREAGDGEIARLMDEPVEQMPVPFMGPPLLIDTANGFALAQMPAIILYLGETLGLMPDTPSLRALTLKIVNDANDVIDEITLQGGQSMWTQERWREFVPRLEKWMSFWEETGRRHGLTAEAGFLLGGKAPGIADVVTATLWTTLADRFPVIASIFEETAPLTSGLARRVSALPPLAALAEKARRDYGDETYCGGQIGAALRKVAGETVHR, encoded by the coding sequence ATGCAGGATTACACGCTCTATTACTGGTCGGTCCCGTTCCGCGGGCAGTTCGTGCGGGCGGTGCTGGCATGGGCCGGCAAGACCTGGCGCGAAGCCGGCGACGGCGAGATCGCAAGGCTCATGGACGAACCGGTCGAGCAGATGCCGGTCCCGTTCATGGGGCCGCCGCTGCTGATCGACACCGCGAACGGCTTCGCCCTCGCGCAGATGCCCGCCATCATTCTCTATCTCGGCGAGACGCTCGGCCTCATGCCGGACACCCCGTCCTTGCGGGCTTTGACCCTGAAGATCGTCAACGACGCCAATGACGTCATCGACGAAATCACGTTGCAGGGCGGCCAGTCGATGTGGACGCAGGAGCGCTGGCGCGAATTCGTGCCGCGGCTGGAGAAATGGATGTCATTCTGGGAGGAGACCGGGCGTCGGCACGGGCTGACGGCAGAGGCTGGTTTTCTCCTCGGCGGCAAGGCACCGGGGATCGCCGATGTCGTGACCGCAACCTTGTGGACGACGCTGGCCGATCGCTTCCCCGTCATCGCATCGATCTTCGAGGAGACCGCGCCGCTCACGAGCGGGCTCGCGCGCCGCGTCTCCGCCCTGCCCCCCTTGGCCGCATTGGCCGAAAAGGCCCGCAGGGACTATGGCGACGAAACCTATTGCGGCGGTCAGATCGGAGCGGCTCTGCGCAAGGTCGCGGGCGAAACCGTGC